One genomic segment of Flexivirga aerilata includes these proteins:
- a CDS encoding GNAT family N-acetyltransferase, translating into MNVDQLIRAASASFWVPPESEHLRADGFDIVRYDNGFVYDTGVYNVDSERPATALIADAEAIAREWQRPALYWHGLSARTRPAALVDALLSRGAEEKERLAVLVLDLTAARPDLEAPVDITTEPAVERRQVEDFRAVESAAFETPLQPVTDEQLAERRRAATDGSGEYLVGYLDGRPVSTGGTSYVAGGAVAKLWGGATDPSARGRGAYRAVLDARLRAAAERGCRLAFVEGRVSTSAPILRRAGFTVYDEVFMLRQPVTADA; encoded by the coding sequence GTGAACGTCGACCAACTGATTCGCGCAGCGTCCGCGAGCTTCTGGGTGCCGCCGGAGAGCGAGCACCTCCGGGCCGACGGTTTCGACATCGTGCGCTACGACAACGGATTCGTCTACGACACCGGCGTCTACAACGTCGACTCGGAGCGTCCGGCGACCGCGCTCATCGCCGACGCGGAGGCCATCGCGCGGGAGTGGCAGCGTCCGGCGCTCTACTGGCACGGGCTCAGTGCCCGCACCCGGCCGGCGGCCCTGGTCGACGCGCTGCTCTCCCGCGGCGCCGAGGAGAAGGAGCGCCTCGCGGTGCTCGTGCTCGACCTGACCGCTGCGCGCCCCGACCTCGAGGCGCCGGTCGACATCACGACCGAGCCCGCGGTGGAGCGCCGGCAGGTCGAGGACTTCCGGGCGGTGGAGTCGGCGGCGTTCGAGACGCCGCTCCAGCCGGTCACCGACGAACAGCTCGCCGAGCGCCGTCGCGCCGCCACGGACGGCTCGGGCGAATACCTGGTGGGCTATCTCGACGGGCGGCCGGTCTCGACCGGCGGCACGTCGTATGTCGCGGGCGGCGCGGTCGCCAAGCTCTGGGGCGGCGCCACCGACCCGTCGGCGCGGGGCCGCGGTGCCTACCGCGCCGTCCTCGACGCCCGCCTGCGCGCGGCCGCGGAGCGCGGCTGCCGGCTGGCGTTCGTGGAGGGACGGGTCAGCACCTCGGCGCCGATCCTGCGACGCGCCGGCTTCACCGTGTATGACGAGGTGTTCATGCTGCGACAGCCGGTCACGGCCGACGCATGA
- a CDS encoding phosphotransferase, translating to MTSPDPLEIGELLASGATADVYALGRGRVLRRYRDPAWPADRVARAARLARNAGVPTPLVLLAAGPDLVVERVDGPTMLHQLAAGRMATDEAMTVLADLHRSTHRVRRAPHVDLPETGGDQLIHLDLHPNNVLIGPDGPVLIDWENAAWGAPGLDVAVTAVILACYALAYLADRHPNATDLLDAFLTVAEPLDRLDDAVEFRRSRTAFMPAAEAAQLDRAAGLIRYLSG from the coding sequence ATGACCTCGCCCGACCCGCTCGAGATCGGTGAGCTGCTCGCGTCGGGCGCGACCGCCGACGTCTACGCGCTGGGCCGGGGGCGGGTGCTGCGCCGCTACCGCGACCCCGCCTGGCCGGCCGACCGGGTCGCACGGGCGGCTCGGCTCGCCCGCAATGCCGGCGTCCCCACTCCCCTGGTGCTGCTCGCGGCCGGCCCCGACCTGGTCGTCGAGCGCGTCGACGGACCGACGATGCTGCACCAGCTGGCCGCCGGGCGGATGGCGACCGACGAGGCGATGACCGTGCTCGCCGACCTGCACCGGAGCACCCACAGGGTACGACGTGCCCCGCACGTCGATCTCCCGGAGACCGGTGGTGACCAGCTCATCCACCTGGACCTGCATCCGAACAACGTGCTCATCGGGCCGGACGGCCCGGTGCTGATCGACTGGGAGAACGCCGCCTGGGGCGCGCCGGGGCTGGACGTGGCCGTCACCGCGGTGATCCTGGCCTGCTACGCCCTGGCCTATCTCGCCGATCGGCACCCCAACGCGACCGACCTGCTGGATGCGTTCCTCACCGTCGCCGAACCGCTCGACCGTCTCGACGACGCGGTGGAGTTCCGCCGGTCGCGCACCGCCTTCATGCCGGCGGCGGAGGCCGCCCAGCTCGATCGCGCCGCCGGCCTGATCCGCTATCTGTCGGGCTGA
- a CDS encoding YchJ family protein produces MTTDDPCPCGSGLPFDQCCGPLLSTERLARTAEELMRSRYTAYYYGNREHLWRTWHPKTRPAEVEVNDGVRWTGLQINEIREGGPDDDTGIVDFTASYDGGRLHERSRFARRAGRWFYLGEEQAGEEAREEPGDEHAGKDGQPDR; encoded by the coding sequence ATGACCACCGACGACCCGTGCCCGTGCGGATCGGGCCTGCCCTTCGACCAGTGCTGCGGTCCGCTGCTGTCGACCGAGCGCCTCGCGCGGACGGCCGAGGAGTTGATGCGGTCGCGCTACACCGCCTACTACTACGGCAACCGCGAGCACCTGTGGCGCACCTGGCATCCCAAGACCCGGCCCGCCGAGGTCGAGGTCAACGACGGCGTGCGCTGGACCGGCTTGCAGATCAACGAGATTCGCGAAGGTGGGCCGGACGACGACACGGGCATCGTCGACTTCACCGCGTCGTATGACGGGGGTCGCCTGCACGAGCGCAGCCGCTTCGCCCGGCGCGCCGGCCGCTGGTTCTACCTCGGTGAAGAACAAGCTGGCGAAGAAGCCCGGGAAGAACCCGGCGACGAGCACGCCGGCAAGGACGGTCAGCCCGACAGATAG
- the argG gene encoding argininosuccinate synthase — protein MSKVLNSIPVGERVGIAFSGGLDTSVAVAWMREKGAVPCTYTADLGQYDEPDIESVPGRAGQYGAELSRLVDCKRQLVEEGLAAIACGAFHIRSGGRIYFNTTPLGRAVTGTLLVRAMQEDGVSIWGDGSTYKGNDIERFYRYGLLANPSLRIYKPWLDADFVDELGGRHEMSEWLTARDLPYRDSQEKAYSTDANILGATHEAKRLEHLDTSMEIVEPIMGVRFWDPEVTIETEDVTVRFEGGRPVAINGRTFDDVVELFQLANEIGGRHGMGVSDQIENRIIEAKSRGIYEAPGMALLFAAYERLVNAVHNEDTLAQYHVEGRRLGRLLYEGRWFDPQSLMIREGLLRWVASAVTGEVTLRLRRGDDYTIVDTQGEAFSYHPDKLSMERTEDAAFGPTDRIGQLTMRNLDIADTRSKLELYAGLGALPERETDLVGELKPGGAAAISANPAVDTDEDDALDRAAIDSGVD, from the coding sequence GTGTCGAAAGTGTTGAACTCCATCCCCGTCGGCGAGCGCGTCGGCATCGCCTTCTCCGGTGGCCTGGACACCTCGGTGGCCGTTGCCTGGATGCGCGAGAAGGGTGCCGTGCCGTGCACCTACACCGCCGATCTCGGGCAGTACGACGAGCCGGACATCGAGTCGGTGCCCGGGCGTGCCGGGCAGTACGGCGCGGAGCTGTCCCGCCTGGTCGACTGCAAGCGTCAGCTGGTCGAGGAGGGCCTGGCGGCGATCGCCTGCGGCGCCTTCCACATCCGGTCCGGCGGCCGCATCTACTTCAACACCACTCCCCTCGGCCGCGCCGTCACCGGCACGCTGCTGGTGCGCGCCATGCAGGAGGACGGCGTGTCGATCTGGGGTGACGGCTCGACCTACAAGGGCAACGACATCGAGCGGTTCTACCGCTACGGTCTGCTCGCCAACCCCTCGCTGCGCATCTACAAGCCGTGGCTGGACGCCGACTTCGTCGACGAGCTCGGCGGACGCCACGAGATGTCGGAGTGGCTGACCGCGCGCGACCTGCCCTACCGCGACTCGCAGGAGAAGGCCTACTCCACCGACGCCAACATCCTCGGCGCGACGCACGAGGCCAAGCGCCTGGAGCACCTCGACACCTCGATGGAGATCGTCGAGCCGATCATGGGTGTCCGCTTCTGGGATCCCGAGGTGACAATCGAAACCGAAGACGTCACAGTGCGTTTCGAGGGCGGCCGCCCGGTCGCGATCAACGGCCGCACCTTCGACGACGTCGTGGAGCTTTTCCAGCTCGCCAACGAGATCGGCGGCCGGCACGGCATGGGCGTGTCGGACCAGATCGAGAACCGCATCATCGAGGCGAAGTCCAGGGGCATCTACGAGGCGCCCGGCATGGCGCTGCTCTTTGCGGCATACGAGCGCCTGGTGAATGCCGTGCACAACGAGGACACCCTCGCGCAATATCACGTGGAGGGCCGGCGGCTGGGTCGCCTTCTCTACGAAGGCCGTTGGTTCGACCCGCAGTCGCTGATGATCCGCGAGGGCCTGTTGCGCTGGGTCGCGTCGGCGGTCACCGGTGAGGTCACCCTGCGGCTGCGCCGCGGCGACGACTACACGATCGTCGACACCCAGGGAGAGGCGTTCAGCTACCACCCGGACAAGCTGTCGATGGAGCGCACCGAGGACGCCGCGTTCGGTCCGACCGACCGCATCGGGCAGCTGACCATGCGCAATCTCGACATCGCCGACACCCGCTCCAAGCTGGAGCTGTATGCCGGGCTCGGCGCCCTGCCCGAGCGCGAAACCGACCTGGTCGGAGAGCTCAAACCCGGTGGTGCTGCTGCGATTTCGGCAAACCCGGCCGTCGACACCGACGAGGACGACGCGCTCGACCGTGCGGCGATCGACTCCGGTGTCGACTGA
- a CDS encoding patatin family protein, which produces MSTEHLITDTALVLEGGAMRGSFSAGLVVTLIEEQIRLDWVGGISSGSTNASNYVTRDAWRAKASFTTFAQDPQFGGWGSFVRGKGFFNSRYIYQESGLPGAALPFDWDTFAASDDEWRIGAFEATTGETVYWGRKDMPTLLDVVTRVQASSSMPVLMPPVKLDGHLYVDGALGESGGIPLDIAERDGYEKFLVVLTQPRDYVKSEQGHDRFFRAYYRKYPAVADAMALRAKRYNATRERLFELEKQGKAYVFVPTRDPVSNGERRLDVLEASYRDGYEQAQRELPAIREFLGL; this is translated from the coding sequence GTGTCGACTGAGCACCTGATCACCGACACCGCCCTCGTGCTGGAGGGCGGTGCGATGCGCGGCAGCTTCTCGGCCGGGCTGGTGGTCACCCTGATCGAGGAGCAGATCCGGCTCGACTGGGTCGGTGGCATCTCGTCGGGGTCGACCAACGCGTCCAACTACGTCACCCGTGATGCGTGGCGGGCCAAGGCATCGTTCACGACCTTCGCACAGGACCCGCAGTTCGGCGGGTGGGGCAGCTTCGTGCGGGGCAAGGGGTTCTTCAACTCCCGCTACATCTACCAGGAGTCGGGCCTGCCCGGCGCCGCGCTGCCGTTCGACTGGGACACCTTCGCCGCGTCGGACGACGAGTGGCGCATCGGCGCCTTCGAGGCGACCACCGGCGAGACCGTCTACTGGGGTCGCAAGGACATGCCGACCCTGCTCGACGTGGTGACCCGCGTGCAGGCCTCCTCGTCGATGCCGGTGCTGATGCCGCCGGTCAAGCTCGACGGCCACCTGTATGTCGACGGCGCACTCGGCGAGTCCGGCGGCATACCCCTGGACATCGCGGAGCGCGACGGCTACGAGAAGTTCCTGGTGGTGCTGACCCAGCCCCGCGACTACGTCAAGTCCGAGCAGGGACACGACCGGTTCTTCCGGGCCTACTACCGCAAATACCCGGCCGTCGCGGACGCGATGGCTCTGCGGGCCAAGCGCTACAACGCCACCCGTGAGCGACTGTTTGAGCTCGAAAAGCAAGGCAAGGCATACGTTTTCGTGCCAACTCGCGATCCCGTGAGCAACGGCGAGCGGCGGCTCGACGTCCTCGAGGCGAGCTACCGCGACGGTTACGAGCAGGCGCAGCGGGAGCTGCCCGCGATCCGGGAGTTCCTCGGTCTCTGA
- a CDS encoding aldo/keto reductase — MTISTADLVLGAMYFGTRSDEKDSFALLDRFVERGGRTIDTANCYAFWASDTGAGGQSEAVIGRWLAANPGLRDELTIATKVGQEPVTPGVFDVVEGLSAPVIAREVERSRERLGVETIDIYWAHGEDRATPLEETVEAFGRTVQSGAVHRLGISNHPTWRVERARALAAAQGLEPFSLLQLTTSYLRPRPDVAVPGKDHRFGFATDETMDYVASNGLELWAYSPLIQGSYDRSDRPFPDAYRHPGSDARLATLHEVADALDATAGQTVLAWLLHSDPPVRPIVGVSSLEQLDQALAAAELPITTEQLDALDAAG, encoded by the coding sequence GTGACGATCTCGACAGCAGACCTCGTGCTCGGCGCCATGTACTTTGGCACCCGCTCCGACGAGAAGGACTCGTTCGCCCTTCTCGACCGGTTCGTCGAGCGCGGAGGGCGAACCATCGATACGGCCAACTGCTACGCCTTCTGGGCGTCCGACACCGGTGCCGGCGGCCAGTCCGAAGCGGTCATCGGCCGGTGGCTGGCGGCCAACCCCGGCCTGCGCGATGAGCTGACGATCGCCACCAAGGTGGGTCAGGAGCCGGTCACCCCAGGCGTATTCGACGTCGTCGAGGGCCTGTCCGCGCCGGTCATCGCCCGCGAGGTCGAGCGCAGCCGGGAGCGGCTCGGCGTCGAGACGATCGACATCTACTGGGCGCACGGCGAGGACCGTGCGACTCCGCTGGAGGAGACCGTCGAAGCCTTCGGGCGGACGGTACAGTCGGGAGCCGTACACCGACTCGGCATCTCCAATCACCCCACCTGGCGGGTGGAACGGGCTCGCGCACTCGCCGCCGCGCAGGGTCTGGAGCCCTTCAGCCTGCTGCAACTGACCACGTCATACCTCCGGCCCCGACCGGACGTCGCCGTGCCCGGCAAGGACCACCGCTTCGGCTTCGCGACCGACGAGACGATGGATTACGTCGCCTCCAACGGCCTTGAACTGTGGGCGTACTCGCCGCTCATCCAGGGCAGCTATGACCGATCGGACCGGCCGTTCCCGGATGCCTATCGGCACCCGGGCAGCGACGCACGCCTCGCCACGCTCCACGAAGTCGCCGACGCACTCGACGCGACCGCCGGGCAGACCGTGCTCGCCTGGCTGCTGCACAGCGACCCGCCGGTGCGCCCGATCGTCGGCGTGAGTTCGCTGGAGCAACTCGACCAGGCGCTGGCCGCCGCAGAACTACCGATCACCACCGAGCAACTCGACGCGCTCGATGCCGCCGGCTGA
- a CDS encoding aminoglycoside phosphotransferase family protein, whose protein sequence is MPPAERPTPSLTARQRELLDTWLPGYAVVADHTWGLDDRTVLEIVHARGRFIVKAGGEAEKHIAREIHAHREWVPVWAVTGHAPKLVHADAAAKLLVTAHLPGRLVLGSPAQDDPECYRQAGRLLADFHAQHQGVDDDYLAQAHDRIVRWLASDHRIAPDTVGRLRDAIRDWPAEPVAVVPTHGDWQPRNWLIDGDDVRIIDFGRAEMRPAATDFARLARQDFERSPLLEPAFFDGYGRDPREPASWRRMLLHEAVGSAVWAYQVGDEDFEAQGHRMIGQALDMAG, encoded by the coding sequence ATGCCGCCGGCTGAGCGGCCGACGCCGTCGCTGACCGCGCGCCAGCGGGAGCTGCTCGACACCTGGCTGCCGGGGTATGCCGTCGTCGCCGACCACACCTGGGGCCTCGATGACCGCACCGTCCTCGAAATCGTCCATGCCCGAGGGCGATTCATTGTCAAGGCCGGCGGTGAGGCGGAGAAGCACATCGCCCGCGAGATCCACGCACACCGCGAGTGGGTGCCGGTCTGGGCCGTGACGGGGCACGCGCCGAAGCTCGTCCACGCCGACGCGGCGGCCAAGCTGCTGGTCACCGCTCACCTGCCCGGCCGGCTGGTGCTGGGCAGCCCCGCACAGGACGACCCGGAGTGCTACCGCCAGGCGGGCCGGCTGCTCGCGGACTTTCACGCCCAGCACCAGGGCGTGGACGACGACTACCTGGCGCAGGCTCACGACCGGATCGTCCGGTGGCTCGCCTCCGATCACCGGATCGCGCCGGACACCGTCGGGCGCCTACGCGATGCCATCCGCGACTGGCCGGCCGAGCCGGTCGCGGTGGTGCCGACCCACGGCGACTGGCAGCCGCGCAACTGGCTCATCGACGGTGACGACGTGCGCATCATCGACTTTGGCCGAGCCGAAATGCGGCCAGCAGCAACTGATTTCGCCCGACTCGCGCGGCAGGACTTCGAACGGTCGCCGCTGCTCGAGCCGGCGTTCTTCGACGGCTACGGCCGGGACCCTCGGGAGCCGGCGAGTTGGCGGCGCATGCTGCTGCACGAAGCCGTCGGCTCCGCGGTGTGGGCCTACCAGGTCGGTGACGAGGACTTCGAGGCGCAGGGCCACCGGATGATCGGCCAGGCGCTCGACATGGCCGGCTGA
- a CDS encoding aminotransferase class I/II-fold pyridoxal phosphate-dependent enzyme produces MTGTPSARSEVPPFHVMEVLRAAQERQRTHGDMILLCVGQPSTPAPRPVLDAVHTAIESEQLGYTQGDGIPALREAVATHYARTYDVTVAPEDVLISTGSSGGFSTVLLAAFDAGDRVAMARPGYPAYRNTLRALGLQPVEIDCGPQTRYQPTVGQLDALHAAQPLQGLIVASPANPTGTIIDPEQLAAIAQWCAAHDVLLLSDEIYHGISYGRPTHTAWEFGRESVVLGSVSKFWSMTGWRLGWNLLPQWLRRPVDVLQSNLAICAPAVSQYGAVAAFSPESSAELERHVERYASCRELLLRRLPELGIDAFAPPDGAFYAYCDVSHLTDDSISWCQEVLDRTGVAIAPGVDFDTEHGHRFVRFSFCVEPAQLDEALDRLAAMLRA; encoded by the coding sequence ATGACCGGCACGCCGTCGGCGCGCAGCGAGGTGCCGCCGTTCCACGTGATGGAGGTGCTGCGGGCGGCGCAGGAGCGCCAGCGCACGCACGGCGACATGATCCTGCTGTGCGTCGGCCAGCCGTCGACGCCGGCACCCCGGCCCGTCCTCGACGCGGTGCACACCGCGATCGAGAGTGAGCAGCTGGGTTACACCCAGGGTGACGGCATCCCGGCGCTCCGGGAAGCGGTCGCCACCCACTACGCGCGGACGTATGACGTCACCGTCGCGCCGGAGGACGTGCTGATCAGCACAGGCTCGTCGGGCGGCTTCAGCACCGTGCTGTTGGCCGCGTTCGACGCCGGCGATCGCGTCGCGATGGCGAGGCCGGGTTACCCGGCATACCGAAACACCCTGCGGGCGCTCGGTTTACAGCCGGTCGAGATCGACTGCGGCCCGCAGACGCGCTATCAGCCGACGGTCGGTCAGCTCGACGCGCTCCATGCGGCGCAGCCGCTGCAGGGGCTGATCGTCGCCAGCCCGGCCAACCCGACCGGCACGATCATCGATCCGGAGCAGCTCGCCGCGATCGCGCAGTGGTGCGCGGCGCATGACGTGCTGTTGCTGTCCGATGAGATCTACCACGGCATCTCCTACGGTCGTCCCACGCACACCGCGTGGGAGTTCGGCCGCGAGTCGGTGGTGCTCGGCTCGGTCAGCAAGTTCTGGTCGATGACCGGTTGGCGGCTCGGCTGGAACCTGCTGCCGCAATGGCTGCGCCGGCCGGTGGACGTGCTGCAGAGCAACCTGGCGATCTGCGCGCCCGCGGTGTCGCAATACGGTGCGGTTGCTGCGTTTTCGCCCGAGTCCTCCGCCGAGCTGGAGCGCCACGTCGAGCGCTACGCCAGCTGCCGGGAGCTACTGCTGCGACGTCTGCCGGAGCTCGGCATCGACGCCTTCGCGCCGCCGGATGGTGCGTTCTACGCCTATTGCGACGTCTCGCACCTCACCGACGACTCGATCTCCTGGTGCCAGGAGGTGCTCGACCGCACCGGTGTGGCGATTGCGCCCGGCGTCGATTTCGACACCGAGCACGGCCACCGCTTCGTGCGGTTCAGCTTCTGCGTCGAGCCCGCGCAGCTGGACGAGGCGCTCGACCGGCTGGCGGCGATGCTGCGGGCTTGA
- a CDS encoding NUDIX domain-containing protein: MTGHGDHPTLPDDFRDRLDPQPVVSSTVGYRGRVWDVVTDEVDLGPEGGRVTRDYVRHTGAVAVLAVRGEPGAEEVLLIQQYRHPVGTFDWEIPAGLLDVAGEDPRDAAARELREEADLDATRWDVLLDLFTSPGAVSENLRVFLARDVHPAVAEGFVREGEEAGMPTAWVALDAVVEAALTGRMHNGIAIASVLAGSVAREKNWTTLRPADAPWPEHPAYR; this comes from the coding sequence GTGACCGGGCACGGCGACCACCCGACGCTTCCGGACGACTTCCGCGACCGGCTCGACCCGCAGCCGGTGGTCTCGTCCACCGTCGGCTACCGCGGGCGGGTGTGGGACGTCGTCACCGACGAGGTCGACCTCGGGCCCGAGGGCGGCCGCGTCACGCGCGACTACGTGCGCCATACCGGTGCGGTGGCGGTGCTGGCCGTGCGCGGCGAGCCCGGCGCGGAGGAGGTGCTGCTGATCCAGCAGTATCGCCACCCGGTCGGCACCTTCGACTGGGAGATCCCGGCCGGCCTGCTCGACGTCGCGGGGGAGGACCCGCGGGACGCCGCGGCGCGCGAACTCCGGGAGGAGGCCGACCTGGACGCCACCCGGTGGGACGTGCTGCTGGACCTGTTCACCTCGCCCGGTGCCGTGTCGGAGAACCTGCGGGTGTTCCTCGCCCGCGACGTGCACCCGGCGGTTGCCGAGGGCTTCGTGCGCGAGGGCGAGGAGGCCGGCATGCCGACCGCCTGGGTCGCGCTCGATGCGGTCGTCGAGGCCGCATTGACCGGGCGCATGCACAACGGCATCGCGATCGCTTCGGTGCTGGCGGGATCCGTTGCGCGAGAGAAGAATTGGACCACCTTGCGCCCAGCGGACGCGCCCTGGCCGGAGCACCCGGCATACCGATGA
- a CDS encoding CTP synthase, producing MVEQTKQIFVTGGVASSLGKGLTASSLGQLLRARGVRVTMQKLDPYLNVDPGTMNPFQHGEVFVTEDGAETDLDIGHYERFLDVNLRGDANVTTGKVYSQVIAKERRGEYLGDTVQVIPHITNEIKEQMRAQAAPDVDVIITEIGGTVGDIESLPFLEAARQVRQDVGRDNVFFLHVSLVPYLAPSGELKTKPTQHSVAALRQVGIQPDSLVLRADREIPESIKRKISLMCDVDTEACAAAVDAPSIYDIPKVLHAEGLDAYVVRRLGLPFRDVDWHAWDELLQRVHEPEHEVEVALVGKYIDLPDAYLSVTEALRAGGFHHDAKVKIRWVKSDDCITPAGAQKSLGGVDAVLVPGGFGVRGIEGKLGALRWARERQVPTLGICLGLQCMVIEYARDVAGIEGASSTEFDPETPAPVVATMEQQKAFVEGAGDLGGTMRLGAYPAELTADSVVADAYGATSVSERHRHRYEVNNAYRGELEEAGLVFSGLSPDGQLVEFVELPAGVHPYYVATQAHPEFLSRPGRAHPLFAGLVGAAIDQQRASRLVEVEKPRSGDSVLTQ from the coding sequence GTGGTGGAGCAGACGAAACAAATCTTCGTGACCGGAGGCGTTGCCTCTTCGCTCGGCAAGGGCCTCACGGCTTCCAGCCTCGGACAATTGCTCCGCGCGCGTGGTGTGCGCGTGACGATGCAGAAGCTCGACCCCTACCTCAATGTCGATCCCGGCACGATGAACCCGTTCCAGCACGGTGAGGTCTTCGTCACCGAGGACGGCGCCGAGACCGACCTCGACATCGGGCACTACGAGCGCTTCCTCGACGTCAACCTGCGCGGCGACGCCAACGTCACCACCGGCAAGGTCTACAGCCAGGTGATCGCCAAGGAGCGGCGCGGCGAATATCTCGGCGACACGGTGCAGGTGATCCCGCACATCACCAACGAGATCAAGGAACAGATGCGGGCGCAGGCGGCGCCCGACGTCGACGTCATCATCACCGAGATCGGCGGCACCGTCGGCGACATCGAGTCGCTGCCGTTCCTGGAGGCCGCCCGGCAGGTGCGCCAGGACGTCGGCCGGGACAACGTCTTCTTCCTGCACGTCTCCCTGGTGCCCTACCTCGCCCCGAGTGGTGAGCTCAAGACCAAGCCGACCCAGCACTCCGTCGCCGCGCTGCGCCAGGTCGGCATTCAGCCCGATTCCCTTGTGCTGCGCGCGGATCGGGAGATCCCGGAGTCGATCAAGCGGAAGATCTCGCTGATGTGCGACGTCGACACCGAGGCCTGCGCGGCCGCGGTCGACGCGCCGAGCATCTACGACATCCCGAAGGTGCTGCACGCCGAGGGCCTCGACGCCTACGTCGTACGCCGGCTCGGGCTGCCGTTCCGCGACGTCGACTGGCACGCCTGGGACGAGCTGCTGCAGCGGGTGCACGAGCCCGAGCACGAGGTCGAGGTGGCCCTCGTCGGCAAGTACATCGACCTGCCGGATGCCTACCTGTCGGTGACCGAGGCGCTGCGCGCGGGCGGTTTCCACCACGACGCCAAGGTCAAGATCCGCTGGGTGAAGAGTGACGACTGCATCACCCCGGCCGGGGCGCAGAAGTCCCTCGGCGGGGTCGACGCGGTGCTGGTGCCCGGCGGGTTCGGGGTGCGTGGCATCGAGGGCAAGCTCGGTGCGCTGCGGTGGGCGCGGGAGCGTCAGGTGCCGACGCTCGGCATCTGCCTCGGCCTGCAATGCATGGTGATCGAGTATGCCCGCGACGTCGCGGGCATCGAGGGTGCGTCGTCGACCGAGTTCGACCCGGAGACGCCCGCGCCGGTGGTGGCGACCATGGAGCAGCAGAAGGCGTTCGTCGAGGGCGCCGGTGACCTGGGCGGCACCATGCGGCTCGGCGCCTACCCGGCCGAGCTGACCGCCGACTCCGTCGTCGCCGATGCCTATGGCGCCACGAGCGTCTCCGAGCGGCACCGGCACCGCTACGAGGTCAACAACGCCTACCGCGGTGAGCTCGAGGAGGCCGGTCTGGTCTTCAGCGGTCTCTCGCCGGACGGACAGCTGGTCGAGTTCGTCGAGCTCCCGGCCGGCGTGCACCCTTATTACGTTGCGACACAAGCACATCCGGAGTTCCTGTCCCGGCCGGGACGGGCGCACCCGCTCTTCGCCGGGCTGGTCGGTGCGGCCATCGACCAGCAGCGCGCCTCGCGTCTCGTCGAGGTCGAGAAGCCGCGTTCCGGCGACTCGGTGCTGACCCAGTGA